A window of Pirellulales bacterium contains these coding sequences:
- a CDS encoding site-specific integrase: MASAKTDSRKSAEGMKARIEETISDLHRGRIVMPADADPLIFIVSGGKLADKPTLETPDIVYLGDACDVYLTDQHGKAENTLGTERTHCNNLRRVLGGKTKLAKMTIKEIQLYVNRRAREKRAGKLIAGETIHKELVTFTQVWAWAKQRGYVSRDCPVYDDRHKWAVKVEKPAEKEKFQTWGQIEKRIKRGGLTDAQKDKLWDSLYLDNDQVVELLAYVKKNALHEFIHPMFVFAAYTGARRSEICRSEIEDFDFDNKAINLREKKRRRDLASSFRFVELHPKLAEVMKAWFDEHPGGKYTIAAPLEMAKRPERIDFAALTPKEAYHHFKYTLKDSKWSVLRGFHVLRHSFGANLARACVPRDQIGAWMGHSTEEMKSLYQHLFPQDGAPRALFI; the protein is encoded by the coding sequence ATGGCGTCCGCAAAGACCGACAGCAGGAAAAGCGCTGAGGGAATGAAGGCGCGCATTGAGGAAACCATCTCCGACTTGCATCGCGGCCGCATTGTAATGCCCGCTGACGCTGACCCGTTGATTTTCATCGTAAGCGGCGGCAAACTTGCCGACAAGCCGACGCTGGAGACCCCCGACATCGTATATCTTGGCGATGCCTGCGATGTCTATCTAACCGATCAGCATGGGAAAGCGGAAAACACGCTGGGGACGGAACGCACTCACTGCAATAATCTCCGCCGCGTGTTAGGCGGTAAGACTAAGCTAGCCAAGATGACGATCAAAGAGATTCAACTGTACGTCAATCGTCGTGCACGAGAAAAACGCGCCGGCAAGTTAATAGCCGGCGAAACGATTCACAAAGAGCTAGTTACCTTTACGCAAGTTTGGGCATGGGCCAAACAGCGTGGATACGTCAGCCGCGATTGCCCGGTGTACGATGATCGGCACAAGTGGGCAGTAAAGGTAGAGAAGCCGGCAGAAAAAGAGAAATTCCAAACTTGGGGGCAAATCGAAAAGCGTATCAAACGCGGTGGTTTGACTGATGCGCAGAAAGACAAGCTATGGGACAGCCTATATCTGGACAATGACCAAGTGGTCGAATTGCTCGCTTACGTCAAAAAAAACGCGCTCCACGAATTTATTCATCCCATGTTTGTATTCGCTGCCTACACCGGAGCGCGGCGCAGTGAGATTTGCCGAAGTGAGATTGAAGATTTTGATTTCGACAATAAGGCAATCAATCTTCGCGAAAAGAAACGACGCAGAGACCTTGCCAGTAGCTTCCGGTTTGTCGAACTTCACCCCAAGCTAGCCGAAGTGATGAAAGCATGGTTCGATGAGCATCCCGGCGGTAAGTACACCATTGCGGCTCCGCTGGAGATGGCCAAGCGGCCAGAGCGCATCGACTTCGCGGCACTGACGCCTAAAGAAGCCTATCACCATTTCAAGTACACACTGAAAGACAGCAAGTGGTCAGTCTTGCGCGGCTTCCACGTGCTACGCCATTCATTCGGGGCAAATCTTGCCCGTGCTTGCGTACCACGCGATCAGATTGGCGCATGGATGGGCCACTCGACTGAGGAAATGAAATCACTCTACCAGCATTTATTTCCCCAAGATGGCG
- a CDS encoding PEP-CTERM sorting domain-containing protein, with translation MFSKPVHSILHRTFALAAASLILGATTAGASFVTFSTGGNSATSSIQSTVDSFRTALGGINNGNNPGPLSGGRREINWDGGGATTATASGPVLTAFTNTRGSTFTTDGLGFLQTPVNDPALTGINSSYSTTFGAFSPQRIFTPVGSNITDVTFSVAGTNGATQATVAGFGAVFTDVDLPNVTRMEFFNSSDVQILSLNALPGTTSNGSFSFLGAMGNAGERIARVRITTGNSDLGPGEDSESRVDVVAMDDFIYSEPVAANVVPEPSTLMLAGLAALGAAGLTKLRRRLSRSVG, from the coding sequence ATGTTTTCGAAACCAGTTCATTCCATCCTGCACCGGACGTTTGCCTTGGCCGCGGCATCGCTCATTTTGGGCGCAACCACAGCAGGCGCAAGCTTTGTTACGTTTTCGACAGGCGGAAATTCGGCGACGAGCTCGATCCAGAGTACTGTCGATTCGTTCCGCACTGCATTGGGCGGTATTAACAACGGCAATAACCCTGGACCGTTGAGCGGCGGCCGTCGCGAAATCAATTGGGATGGCGGCGGCGCCACGACCGCTACGGCAAGTGGACCGGTGCTTACTGCATTCACCAATACGCGCGGCAGCACCTTTACGACCGATGGCTTGGGGTTCCTCCAGACGCCGGTCAATGATCCGGCATTGACGGGCATCAATTCGAGCTACTCGACCACCTTCGGCGCTTTTAGCCCGCAGCGGATTTTCACGCCCGTGGGTAGCAATATTACGGACGTAACTTTTTCGGTGGCGGGCACGAATGGCGCTACGCAGGCTACGGTTGCAGGTTTTGGCGCTGTGTTTACCGACGTCGATTTACCAAATGTTACTCGGATGGAATTCTTCAACTCGTCGGACGTCCAAATTTTGAGCCTCAATGCATTGCCCGGCACGACATCCAATGGCAGCTTTTCGTTTTTGGGCGCCATGGGCAATGCAGGCGAAAGAATTGCCCGAGTCCGAATTACCACGGGCAACTCGGACCTGGGGCCAGGGGAGGATTCCGAGAGCCGGGTCGATGTTGTCGCGATGGATGATTTTATCTATTCGGAGCCGGTCGCGGCGAACGTCGTTCCAGAACCGTCGACTTTAATGCTTGCTGGATTGGCAGCACTTGGCGCAGCTGGATTGACCAAACTTCGCCGCCGACTCAGCAGGTCGGTCGGATGA